From the Actinopolymorpha singaporensis genome, the window TCGGACGCCCGCGGCTCCCTCGTCGGGGCAATCGTGGTAAGCAACGGGGACCGGGTTCTGTCCGTCAAAGCCAGTGGACAGGTGACCAGAAGCCCGGTCGCGGACGTGGCAGCGAAGGGACGTGACACCATGGGCGTCATCTTCGCCGACGTTCGCGAGGGGGATTCGGTCGTTGCCATCGCCCGGAACACCGAGGACGATGCTGGGGACGACGGGAAACCGGAGACGGCCGACGACCTGCCCACTGATGATGGACCTACCGACGGTCCGGCCGGGCAGGACCAGGCCGACAGCCAGGAGGACAGCACGTGACACGGAACGGCGGGCCTGACGAATCCGCTACCCAAGTCATCCCCTCGGCCGGGGGCGGAGCTGGCCAGAGCAACCGTTCTGGGCGAAAAGCCCAGAACGGTCCGGATGATACCCCGCGTGCGGCGCCGCCCCGCCCCGATCTGCGTCGGCCCGCACCCAACAGGCCGACCGACCCGGCGGCGATCCGGGAGCGTAACGGGCTCCGCCAGCGGATCCTGGCCGCGCCGCAGCCGCCACCGGACCCGCGCACCCGCGTGCGCCGGGCCCGGCTCCGGGCGGTCCGGCTCGACCCATGGTCGGTGATGAAGACGGCGTTCCTGCTGTCCATCGCGTTCGCGATCGTGACCGTCGTCGCGGTCAGCGTGGTCTGGTACGTCCTCCAGGCGGCAGGCGTGTACGACTCCATCAGCCGGACGATCACCGACGTGCTGGGCAGCGCCTCCGAGACCCGGTTCAACCTCGAGGACTACATCGGACTGCAGCGGGTCCTCGGATTCACCGCGCTGATCTGTGTGGTCGACGTCATCCTGATCACCGCGATCGCCACGCTGTGCGCGTTCCTCTACAACCTGTCCGCCAGCCTGCTGGGTGGTCTGGAGGTCACGCTCGCCGAGGACGACTGACGGCGGCGGGACCGCGCCCGGAAGCAGTGCTCGGTGATCCAAAGGTGATCTCCGAGCGCGTCCGGTCGCGCACCGTCCCGTTGGTGGTACCCGCGTCGAACCGGTTTGGGCGGGACGCTAGGGTTGCGGTAACGTTCGTCGGCGCCCGGGCCTATAGCTCAGACGGTTAGAGCGCTTCCCTGATAAGGAAGAGGTCACTGGTTCAAGTCCAGTTAGGCCCACTCACCCGAGCGGCCGGCACGTTCGACACGGCAGCGATGTCGTGCCCGTGTCGGCCACCCGCAGGGGTGCGGTCATCCCAGGCCGGCGTCGTTCAAGGAGGCTCCCGATGATCAAGAAGGCACTCCTCGCCGCTGTGGCGATCGCGGGCGGCTGGTTCGCGTACAAGCGGTTGCAGGCGGACAAGGCAGAACAGAACCTGTGGGCGGAGGCAACCGACCCGGTCCCGCCTTCCGGTGGCGCCCACTGATCGACCAGCTCGGCGCTCCGGCGTCGCTCCCGGGGGCGTAGCTCAACTGGCAGAGCACTGCCTTTGCAAGGCAGGGGTTAGGGGTTCGAGTCCCCTCGTCTCCACCACCACACAACGCCAGGTCAGGCGGATGACCGTCGGCATTCGGACCAGGTGGTCCTGCGGTAGCTGGGTGGACGTACCTACCAACGAACGGAATCGAGCGCTGGCCACGGCGGACCCGCCCGCAGGACGTCGAGGAACGCCACTCCTGATCTCCGGCCGCTCGGGTGTTGGTCGCCGAGACGCCAGCGGTGCATCGCGACGATCGCCAGCACGAGACCCCGGCATTCGTCGACCAGATCTTGGTCAGCTTTCGGGTAGCGGTCGCCGACTCCTTTGGGCACCCAGGCAAGGTCGTACTCCACAGGCCCGTGGGCGGTGTTCTCGAAGTCGATGAAGAGCGGCCCGTTGTTCGTGTCGAGCACGTTCCCCGGGTGCGGCTCGCCGTGCAGCAGCTGCTCGGGGGCGCCCCGTTCGACGATCGATCCCCGCAGATCACGCAGCACGTTGGCGAGCAATGCCCGGTCCGCATCCGTGAGGTCGGGGGTGACGTCACGGTTGGCAACGTCTTGTTGCGTCTCCACAACGCGATCCATGAAGTGGGGCATCGTGACATCCATCTGCCGCAGGCCGGCATGAAGACGCCCAAGCGCGTGCGCGTACTCAGCCGACGGAAGCGCTCGACGAACCGGTTCGAAGTAGGTCCACATGGCGATCGCGAAGCCGTCACGCACGAAGACGCGTGGTTCGACCCGGGCGTCGAGCGCGGCGACCGGGCTGTCCGTCTGCACCAGCCGCTTCACGAGCTCGACTTCTCGCTCTGCGCTCCCAGCGTGATGGGTCACGGGCGCGACCCGGGCGACGATGTCGCATGGCGTCAGGCGGACGACGAGCCGGTTGGAGTCATTGAGGACGACAGCGTCATCGACCGCCAAGTCGAGGGCTGTGGCGGTTGACCTCGCGGCAGCCACCGCACGCCGCACCTCCGCTGCTTGCATCAGCTACATCCTCGACCAGGGCGCGAAGAGCTGCACCCGACTCCCTGGGCGCCAGTGACCAGGCACCGGGGTACGGACGTCGGTCTCGACTTCACCCGGCGCAGGGTAGCCTCGCCGAGGCTCGGCAGGTCAGGACACTCGCAGCATTCGGTGCTCTACGGTCATCTCCACCACCACAAGACCACCACCAGGTCGCGCCCGGCCGCGGCGCAGGCGACCGGTGAGCGTTCGGTACCGTCCCGTCCGTGAACGACGCGGCGATCGATGTCTTCCTGGCCGGCCGACCGGACACCTCCCGCCGGGTGACTCTGCGCCACCTCGCCGGCCGGGACCAGGACGAGTTCCTCGACCTGGTGCGCGCCAGCACGCAACTGCATCACCCCTGGATGTCCCTGCCGTCCACACCGGAGCAGTTCCAGGCCTACCTCGCGCGGTACGCGGAGTCCGGCGAGGAGTCGTTGCTGGTCTGCGTGCGCGGCAGTGGAGCCATCGCCGGTCTGGTCAACATCAACAGCATCATTCGGGGACGGTTCCAGTCCGGGGCCATCGCCTACGCCGCCTTTGCCCCGTCCGCCGGCCAGGGGTACCTGAGCGAAGGGGTCACGGTGGTGGTGCGCTACGCCTTCGAGCAGTTGCGGCTCCACCGGCTCGAAGCCCAGATCCAGCCCGGCAACCACGCCTCGCTCAAGCTGGTTCGCCGAGTCGGCTTCCGCCAGGAGGGCTACTCGCCCGAACTGTTGTACATCGACGGCGCCTGGCGAGACCACGAACGATGGGCCATCACCACCTCCATGGTCGACATCAGGCCCACGCCGCCCCACCCGACGCTGCCGGAGCGCTAGAGCCACCCGGGGGAGTTGCCCCCGGCAGGGCCGTGGCCAACGTGCTGCGGATCCGTCCTCCCCCGGCCGGCCGACGCCCGGTCATGGGGTGACGTCCCCGCTGAGGGAGGAGGGCGCGTCGGGCAGCGGTTCGCCGAAGTGCATCCCGGACGCGTCGATGAACACCTGCCGAATGGCGGCGTCGTGCTCCGACCCCCGGTGCTGCAGGACCGCGACCACGCGATGCATCGAGCCTCCCCGCTCCACGTAGCGCAGGGTGATGGTGCTGTCGATGAGGCTGGCGATCTCCGCGGCGATCGACGGGGTGAGGCTGGAGGTGAAGCGTCCGGTCGGGGCGGACGTGAGCAGGGTCGTGATCTCGTACGGCCGCAGGAGAGCGGTGAGGGCGAGGACGAAGTCCAGCAGTCCGCGAGGGGCCACGATGCGTTCCAGGGCGGA encodes:
- a CDS encoding DUF3566 domain-containing protein, translating into MKTAFLLSIAFAIVTVVAVSVVWYVLQAAGVYDSISRTITDVLGSASETRFNLEDYIGLQRVLGFTALICVVDVILITAIATLCAFLYNLSASLLGGLEVTLAEDD
- a CDS encoding aminoglycoside phosphotransferase family protein produces the protein MQAAEVRRAVAAARSTATALDLAVDDAVVLNDSNRLVVRLTPCDIVARVAPVTHHAGSAEREVELVKRLVQTDSPVAALDARVEPRVFVRDGFAIAMWTYFEPVRRALPSAEYAHALGRLHAGLRQMDVTMPHFMDRVVETQQDVANRDVTPDLTDADRALLANVLRDLRGSIVERGAPEQLLHGEPHPGNVLDTNNGPLFIDFENTAHGPVEYDLAWVPKGVGDRYPKADQDLVDECRGLVLAIVAMHRWRLGDQHPSGRRSGVAFLDVLRAGPPWPALDSVRW
- a CDS encoding DLW-39 family protein; translated protein: MIKKALLAAVAIAGGWFAYKRLQADKAEQNLWAEATDPVPPSGGAH
- a CDS encoding GNAT family N-acetyltransferase, which translates into the protein MNDAAIDVFLAGRPDTSRRVTLRHLAGRDQDEFLDLVRASTQLHHPWMSLPSTPEQFQAYLARYAESGEESLLVCVRGSGAIAGLVNINSIIRGRFQSGAIAYAAFAPSAGQGYLSEGVTVVVRYAFEQLRLHRLEAQIQPGNHASLKLVRRVGFRQEGYSPELLYIDGAWRDHERWAITTSMVDIRPTPPHPTLPER